Proteins found in one Pelmatolapia mariae isolate MD_Pm_ZW linkage group LG7, Pm_UMD_F_2, whole genome shotgun sequence genomic segment:
- the LOC134630592 gene encoding hydroxycarboxylic acid receptor 2-like: MLQQPFPLMGQKMNLTVTDLCCAFESPILDQVLPPVLILEFMFGLTGNFVALWMFIFQMDTWKPNAVYLTHLAVADSIVLFCLPFRADYYRREKNWLYGDIPCRILLFLLAANRAAGIFFLTAVAVDRYFKIVHPSNRINQMGLGYAFWVSFGLWCLIFLATGYLLADQHFFYNNNRTQCESFNICMGFSPLSTWHNTFYVVQFFLPTAIVAFCTIRITWQLRIRTVDKKGKIKRAVQFILAVALIFIICFFPSTISRIAVWVLKVWYNECKYFEEANLAFYTSVCFTYFNSVLNPVLYYFSSPAFSGAFNKVLNKLLRGSSDKDEKKSSENDISTIDDRKL, encoded by the coding sequence ATGTTACAGCAGCCGTTTCCTCTGATGGGTCAGAAGATGAATCTCACAGTCACAGATCTCTGTTGTGCCTTCGAATCTCCCATCCTGGACCAAGTTTTGCCTCCAGTTCTCATCCTGGAGTTCATGTTTGGACTAACGGGGAACTTTGTCGCCCTGTGGATGTTCATCTTTCAGATGGACACATGGAAACCCAACGCTGTGTACCTCACTCACCTGGCAGTTGCAGACTCCATCGTGCTCTTCTGCCTGCCATTCCGAGCAGATTACTACAGGCGTGAGAAAAACTGGCTCTACGGTGACATCCCGTGTCGCATCTTGCTCTTTCTGCTGGCAGCCAACCGTGCAGCTGGGATCTTTTTCCTCACGGCCGTGGCTGTAGATCGTTACTTCAAGATCGTCCACCCGTCGAATCGGATCAACCAAATGGGGCTGGGCTATGCTTTCTGGGTCTCGTTTGGCCTCTGGTGCTTGATCTTCCTTGCTACGGGGTACCTTCTTGCTGATCAGCACTTTTTCTACAACAACAACCGTACGCAGTGTGAAAGTTTCAACATCTGCATGGGCTTTAGTCCCCTTTCCACCTGGCATAACACTTTCTATGTTGTCCAGTTTTTCCTGCCCACTGCCATCGTGGCCTTCTGCACCATCAGAATTACATGGCAACTGAGAATCCGGACTGTGGACAAGAAGGGGAAAATCAAACGGGCCGTTCAGTTCATCCTGGCCGTGGCTTTAATCTTTATCATCTGCTTTTTCCCCAGCACCATATCGCGTATCGCAGTGTGGGTCCTCAAGGTATGGTACAATGAATGCAAATACTTTGAAGAAGCCAACCTGGCATTCTACACGTCAGTGTGTTTCACTTACTTCAACAGTGTCCTCAACCCTGTTTTGTATTATTTCTCGAGCCCTGCCTTCAGTGGAGCCTTCAACAAGGTCCTTAACAAACTGTTGAGAGGAAGCAGCGACAAAGACGAGAAAAAGTCATCAGAGAATGACATTTCCACCATAGATGATAGAAAGCTGTAA
- the denr gene encoding density-regulated protein isoform X3, with protein sequence MATTEMESGSSESRSEQGTADPDSKYPMKVLYCGVCSLPTEYCEYMPEPAKCRQWLEKNFPDVFARMTVANAPKQEPGTGDAPPAGEEEEKKKQKRGGRGQIKQKKKTVPQKVTIAKIPRAKKKYVTRVCGLATFDIDLKEAQRFFAQKFSCGASVTAEDEIIIQGDFTDDIIDVIQEKWPEVDDDSIDDMGEVKK encoded by the exons ATGGCTACTACTGAGATGGAATCTGGGTCCTCGGAAAGCAGATCAGAGCAAGGGACAGCTGACCCTGATTCAAAGTACCCAATGAAAGTTCTTTATTGTGGAG tgTGCTCTCTGCCTACAGAG TACTGTGAGTACATGCCTGAGCCAGCTAAATGTAGGCAGTGGCTGGAGAAGAACTTTCCAGATGTGTTTGCCAGGATGACTGTAG CGAATGCGCCTAAGCAGGAACCGGGCACTGGAGATGCTCCTCCTGCAggcgaggaggaggaaaagaagaagcaaaagaGAG GTGGAAGAGGCCAgatcaaacagaaaaagaagactGTGCCTCAGAAAGTTACAATAGCAAAGATCCCAAGAGCCAAGAAGAAATACGTCACACGGGTGTGTGGCCTGGCGACATTTG ACATCGACCTTAAAGAGGCTCAGCGATTCTTTGCCCAGAAATTCTCTTGTGGTGCCTCGGTTACAGCAGAGGATGAAATAATCATTCAGGGAGATTTTACAGACGACATAATTGACGTCATTCAAGAGAAGTGGCCTGAG GTGGATGATGACAGCATTGATGATATGGGTGAAGTCAAGAAGTGA
- the denr gene encoding density-regulated protein isoform X2, translated as MATTEMESGSSESRSEQGTADPDSKYPMKVLYCGVCSLPTEYCEYMPEPAKCRQWLEKNFPDVFARMTVAANAPKQEPGTGDAPPAGEEEEKKKQKRGGRGQIKQKKKTVPQKVTIAKIPRAKKKYVTRVCGLATFDIDLKEAQRFFAQKFSCGASVTAEDEIIIQGDFTDDIIDVIQEKWPEVDDDSIDDMGEVKK; from the exons ATGGCTACTACTGAGATGGAATCTGGGTCCTCGGAAAGCAGATCAGAGCAAGGGACAGCTGACCCTGATTCAAAGTACCCAATGAAAGTTCTTTATTGTGGAG tgTGCTCTCTGCCTACAGAG TACTGTGAGTACATGCCTGAGCCAGCTAAATGTAGGCAGTGGCTGGAGAAGAACTTTCCAGATGTGTTTGCCAGGATGACTGTAG CAGCGAATGCGCCTAAGCAGGAACCGGGCACTGGAGATGCTCCTCCTGCAggcgaggaggaggaaaagaagaagcaaaagaGAG GTGGAAGAGGCCAgatcaaacagaaaaagaagactGTGCCTCAGAAAGTTACAATAGCAAAGATCCCAAGAGCCAAGAAGAAATACGTCACACGGGTGTGTGGCCTGGCGACATTTG ACATCGACCTTAAAGAGGCTCAGCGATTCTTTGCCCAGAAATTCTCTTGTGGTGCCTCGGTTACAGCAGAGGATGAAATAATCATTCAGGGAGATTTTACAGACGACATAATTGACGTCATTCAAGAGAAGTGGCCTGAG GTGGATGATGACAGCATTGATGATATGGGTGAAGTCAAGAAGTGA
- the denr gene encoding density-regulated protein isoform X1 has translation MATTEMESGSSESRSEQGTADPDSKYPMKVLYCGVCSLPTEYCEYMPEPAKCRQWLEKNFPDVFARMTVGPAANAPKQEPGTGDAPPAGEEEEKKKQKRGGRGQIKQKKKTVPQKVTIAKIPRAKKKYVTRVCGLATFDIDLKEAQRFFAQKFSCGASVTAEDEIIIQGDFTDDIIDVIQEKWPEVDDDSIDDMGEVKK, from the exons ATGGCTACTACTGAGATGGAATCTGGGTCCTCGGAAAGCAGATCAGAGCAAGGGACAGCTGACCCTGATTCAAAGTACCCAATGAAAGTTCTTTATTGTGGAG tgTGCTCTCTGCCTACAGAG TACTGTGAGTACATGCCTGAGCCAGCTAAATGTAGGCAGTGGCTGGAGAAGAACTTTCCAGATGTGTTTGCCAGGATGACTGTAGG CCCAGCAGCGAATGCGCCTAAGCAGGAACCGGGCACTGGAGATGCTCCTCCTGCAggcgaggaggaggaaaagaagaagcaaaagaGAG GTGGAAGAGGCCAgatcaaacagaaaaagaagactGTGCCTCAGAAAGTTACAATAGCAAAGATCCCAAGAGCCAAGAAGAAATACGTCACACGGGTGTGTGGCCTGGCGACATTTG ACATCGACCTTAAAGAGGCTCAGCGATTCTTTGCCCAGAAATTCTCTTGTGGTGCCTCGGTTACAGCAGAGGATGAAATAATCATTCAGGGAGATTTTACAGACGACATAATTGACGTCATTCAAGAGAAGTGGCCTGAG GTGGATGATGACAGCATTGATGATATGGGTGAAGTCAAGAAGTGA